The nucleotide sequence CAGCCCGACGAGCGCGGCGAACGCGGCCCCGAGCAGGCGCCTCGCGCGCTCGCCCACGCCCGCCGCGATCGGCTTGCGCCCGGCCCCGGCCGCCGCCTTGTCCGTCGCCGGTGTGGTTGCCGTTGCCGTGTTCACGCGAACACCTCCTTGCCGCCACGCCCGCGCAGCAGCCGGGCGTACACGGCCGTGAGAATCGTCGTCACCACGATCAGCACGAAGCCGATCGCCGCCGCGTACGGCCAGTTCAGGTTGGACGTCGCCTCGGTGTAGACGAAGTACGGCATCAGCTTCACCGTGGGCCCGCCCAGAATCGCCGGGGTGACGAAGCTGGAGACGGTCAGGCTGAACACGATCAGCGAACCGGCGAGCATCCCCGGCAAGGACAGCGGGACGGTGATCCGCCAGAAGCATGTCCAGCCGCTCGCCCCCAGGCCCTTGGCCGCGGGCGTGAGGGCCGGGTCGATCCGGTCCAGGCTGCCCATCAGCGGGAGCACCATATAGGCGAGCATCACATGCACCATGCCGATGACGACCGCGGTGTCGTTGTACAGCATCTTCGGCGCGTCCAGGCCCACGGCGTGGAACCCGTCCGCGATCGGTCCCTTCGGCCCGAGCAGCACCAGCCACCCGTACGCCCTGGTCACCATGGAGATGAGCAGTGGCGACAGCAGCACGAGGGAGAGGTAGTTGCGGGCCCGGGGCGAGCGTCCGCGCAGATAGACGGCGAACGGGTAGCCCACGACGAGGCAGCCGAGGGTGGTCAGCGCGCCGATCCACAGGGTGTGCCACAGCACGTCCCGGTAGAAGGAATCCCCGAGGAACCGCGTGTAGTTCTGCAGTGTGGGATCGCCCGCCTGGGTGCGGAAGCTGTTGTACACCAGCATGAACAGTGGTGCGATGAAGAGCAGGGCGAGCACGGCGATGGCGGGGGAGGCCAGCAGTAGTCCGGTCCGCCAGGGGCCGCGCGCCTTGACCGGCTGGTGAACCTTCGGGGTCGGCGCGGCGCCGTCGGGCCTCAGGGCCGGGCCGTCAGCGATGCGTGCTGTGGCTGCCATGCGCAGATCACCTCCTCGCCCAGCCTGGGCACCTCGGAACCGAACGGCAGCGTGGCCTCGACGCGTCCCGCGGCCGTGGCCACGACGCAGCGGATGCGGGTGCCGAGGAAGCGGGTGGCCTCGACGGCGCCGGGAAGTCCCGGCCGCGTCGCGTTGTCGATGGGTGTCCTGTCCGAGCGGCCCTTCTCGGGTACGGCCAGCACCCGCACGGCCTCCGGCCGCACATAGAGCCGTACCGCCTCGCCGTCGCCCGGCGCGGTGCCGACCGGTGTCGCCGTGACGAGGTGCGTGTCACCGATCCGGCAGCGGTGCCCGTCGGCGGCCGTCCCCGCCGCGATCCCGTCGAGGACGTTGACCTCGCCGACGAACTGCGCCACGAAGTCCGTGGCCGGACGCAGATACACGGTCTCGGGGGCGTCCAGCTGATGGATCGTCCCCTCGGCCATCACCGCGATCCGGTCCGACACCGCGAGCGCCTCGTCCTGATCGTGGGTCACCAGAATCGTGGTGGTGCCCACCCGGCGCTGGAGGGCGGCGACCTCCTCGCGCAGCCGCACCCTGAGCTGGGCGTCGAGGTTGGAGAACGGCTCGTCGAGCAGCAGCAGGTCGGGTTCCACGATCAGCGCCCTGGCCAGGGCCGTGCGCTGGCGCTGCCCGCCGGAGAGCTGGCGCGGATAGCGCTCGCCCATGCCGTCGAGCCCCACCAGCTCCAGGGCCTCGGCCGCCCTGCGCCTGCGCTGGGCGGCCCCGACCTTGCGCATCC is from Streptomyces hygroscopicus and encodes:
- a CDS encoding polyamine ABC transporter ATPase, whose translation is MTAGTETVGKEAAPAGPDTAARAASTRGRLVLKGIHKALGGKEVVRGIDLTMEPGEFLTLLGPSGCGKSTTLNMVAGHLLPDSGVVEVDGRDITRLPANRRAMGMVFQSYALFPHMTVAENIAFGLRMRKVGAAQRRRRAAEALELVGLDGMGERYPRQLSGGQRQRTALARALIVEPDLLLLDEPFSNLDAQLRVRLREEVAALQRRVGTTTILVTHDQDEALAVSDRIAVMAEGTIHQLDAPETVYLRPATDFVAQFVGEVNVLDGIAAGTAADGHRCRIGDTHLVTATPVGTAPGDGEAVRLYVRPEAVRVLAVPEKGRSDRTPIDNATRPGLPGAVEATRFLGTRIRCVVATAAGRVEATLPFGSEVPRLGEEVICAWQPQHASLTARP
- a CDS encoding ABC transporter permease, with the protein product MAATARIADGPALRPDGAAPTPKVHQPVKARGPWRTGLLLASPAIAVLALLFIAPLFMLVYNSFRTQAGDPTLQNYTRFLGDSFYRDVLWHTLWIGALTTLGCLVVGYPFAVYLRGRSPRARNYLSLVLLSPLLISMVTRAYGWLVLLGPKGPIADGFHAVGLDAPKMLYNDTAVVIGMVHVMLAYMVLPLMGSLDRIDPALTPAAKGLGASGWTCFWRITVPLSLPGMLAGSLIVFSLTVSSFVTPAILGGPTVKLMPYFVYTEATSNLNWPYAAAIGFVLIVVTTILTAVYARLLRGRGGKEVFA